A single region of the Thioalkalivibrio nitratireducens DSM 14787 genome encodes:
- the atpE gene encoding F0F1 ATP synthase subunit C: MEMANALIVLAGSLLLGLAAVGAAIGVGTLGGRFLEGAARQPELIPMLRTQFFIVMGLTDAVPMIGVGIGLYVLFALGG; this comes from the coding sequence ATGGAAATGGCAAACGCTCTGATCGTCCTGGCTGGCTCCCTGCTCCTGGGTCTGGCCGCCGTCGGCGCCGCGATCGGCGTGGGAACCCTCGGCGGGCGTTTTCTCGAAGGCGCGGCGCGCCAGCCCGAACTGATCCCGATGCTGCGCACCCAGTTCTTCATCGTGATGGGCCTGACCGACGCGGTCCCGATGATCGGCGTCGGTATCGGCCTGTACGTGCTGTTCGCCCTGGGCGGCTGA
- a CDS encoding lysophospholipid acyltransferase family protein, whose translation MTVRRGRRIRDRLLGLGLRLLAALPLRANHAFGGALGWIAWVLPTRMARVARINLELCFPEQTPAWRRRVGRRSMMEMGKALTEAPWLWRAGPERLRALSPFKTECDLSATRPPGQALFLVAPHLGSWEFAGLHAASYGPMTSLYSPLRQQEIDRWIREARASTGASLAPATREGLRQLQAARDRGEMIGLLPDQSPRRATGVYAPFFGHPALTMTLLPRLLRGRSDRVVFAFAERLPRGSGYRYREIEAGPEVADPEPQRAAAAINRLVEALVRQCPEQYNWAYKRLSPAPEGQPDPYHR comes from the coding sequence GTGACGGTCCGGCGCGGGCGGCGGATCCGGGACCGGCTGCTCGGACTCGGGCTGCGCCTGCTGGCTGCGCTGCCCCTGCGCGCAAACCACGCGTTTGGCGGCGCGCTGGGCTGGATCGCCTGGGTGCTGCCGACGCGGATGGCACGGGTCGCGCGGATCAATCTCGAACTCTGCTTTCCCGAGCAGACGCCGGCCTGGAGGCGGCGGGTCGGGCGTCGCTCGATGATGGAAATGGGCAAGGCACTGACCGAGGCGCCCTGGCTCTGGCGAGCCGGGCCCGAGCGGCTACGGGCATTGTCCCCGTTCAAAACCGAATGCGACCTGTCGGCCACGCGCCCGCCGGGGCAGGCGCTGTTCCTGGTGGCGCCGCACCTCGGCTCGTGGGAATTCGCCGGGCTGCACGCAGCGAGTTATGGCCCGATGACCAGCCTCTACAGCCCGTTGCGGCAGCAGGAGATCGACCGCTGGATCCGCGAGGCCCGGGCTTCGACCGGCGCGAGCCTGGCCCCGGCGACCCGGGAGGGGCTGCGCCAGCTGCAGGCCGCGCGCGACCGGGGCGAGATGATCGGCCTGCTGCCGGACCAGAGCCCGCGCCGCGCTACCGGCGTGTATGCGCCGTTCTTCGGGCACCCGGCGCTGACGATGACGCTGCTGCCGCGCCTGCTGCGGGGGCGCAGCGATCGCGTGGTGTTCGCGTTCGCCGAGCGCCTGCCGCGCGGTTCCGGATACCGCTACCGCGAGATCGAGGCGGGTCCCGAGGTCGCGGACCCTGAACCGCAACGCGCGGCCGCAGCGATCAACCGCCTGGTCGAGGCACTCGTGCGCCAGTGCCCCGAACAGTACAACTGGGCCTACAAGCGTCTCAGCCCCGCGCCGGAAGGTCAGCCTGACCCATACCATCGCTGA
- the mnmG gene encoding tRNA uridine-5-carboxymethylaminomethyl(34) synthesis enzyme MnmG, producing MRNPFDVIVIGGGHAGTEAALAAARTGARTLLLTHNIETIGQMSCNPAIGGIGKGHLVREIDALGGAMAEAADRAGIHFRVLNRRKGPAVRATRAQADRQRYRQAMRRIVDAQPNLRIFQQAVADIRMQGNRATGVVTEAGLTFEARAVVLTVGTFLNGRIHIGPEKHPGGRAGDPPSVRLAARLREMAFAVGRLKTGTPPRIDGRTVDFSALAPQPGDEPRPVFSFLGDRGQHPRQRLCHIARTTERTHDLIRANLHQAPMYSGEIEGTGPRYCPSIEDKVVRFADKASHQVFVEPEGLDTEELYPNGISTSLPYAVQVQVVQSLPGFADAHLTRPGYAIEYDYFDPRGLLPSLATRDVPNLFFAGQINGTTGYEEAAAQGLIAGLNAARAVREAPPWTPGRADGYIGVLIDDLVTRGTNEPYRMFTSRAEYRLLLREDNADLRLTPRGRELGLVDDRRWQTFSERARAIEAEQERLSSLRVDRARRDDAELTEYLGGRPEDATLMDLLRRPQVDFEGLMTRLPELAVDIPDSVAEQVEIQAKYAGYIERQMEEIRRQDRFETTALPADIDYERVHGLSTEIRQKLTSFRPHTLGQAQRIPGVTPAALSALAVHLKQHAARA from the coding sequence ATGCGCAATCCCTTCGACGTGATCGTGATCGGCGGCGGCCACGCCGGCACCGAAGCCGCGCTCGCGGCCGCGCGCACCGGCGCGCGCACCCTGCTGCTGACCCACAACATCGAGACCATCGGCCAGATGAGCTGCAACCCGGCAATCGGCGGCATCGGCAAGGGTCACCTGGTGCGCGAAATCGACGCGCTCGGCGGCGCGATGGCCGAGGCCGCGGACCGCGCCGGCATCCACTTCCGCGTGCTGAACCGGCGCAAGGGACCGGCGGTGCGCGCAACCCGGGCCCAGGCCGACCGCCAGCGCTACCGGCAGGCGATGCGGCGGATTGTCGACGCCCAGCCGAACCTGCGGATCTTCCAGCAAGCGGTCGCCGACATCCGCATGCAGGGCAACCGCGCGACCGGCGTGGTCACCGAGGCCGGCCTGACCTTCGAGGCGCGGGCGGTCGTCCTGACCGTGGGCACCTTCCTGAACGGCCGCATCCACATCGGCCCCGAAAAGCACCCGGGCGGTCGTGCCGGCGACCCCCCGAGCGTAAGACTCGCGGCGCGGTTGCGCGAAATGGCTTTCGCGGTCGGCCGCCTGAAGACCGGGACACCGCCGCGGATCGACGGACGTACGGTGGATTTCTCCGCGCTCGCACCCCAGCCCGGCGACGAACCCCGGCCGGTGTTCTCGTTCCTCGGCGACCGCGGCCAGCACCCGAGGCAGCGGCTGTGCCACATCGCGCGCACGACCGAGCGAACCCACGACCTGATCCGCGCCAACCTGCACCAAGCTCCGATGTACAGCGGGGAGATCGAGGGCACTGGCCCGCGCTACTGCCCGTCGATCGAGGACAAGGTCGTGCGCTTCGCCGACAAGGCCAGCCACCAGGTGTTCGTGGAGCCCGAGGGACTGGACACCGAGGAGCTGTACCCGAACGGGATTTCCACCAGCCTGCCCTACGCGGTGCAGGTCCAGGTGGTGCAAAGCCTGCCAGGATTCGCCGACGCCCACCTGACCCGCCCGGGCTACGCGATCGAATACGACTACTTCGACCCGCGGGGCCTGTTGCCGTCGCTGGCCACGCGCGACGTTCCGAACCTGTTCTTCGCGGGCCAGATCAATGGCACCACCGGCTATGAGGAGGCCGCCGCACAGGGCCTGATCGCCGGACTGAACGCGGCGCGCGCGGTCCGCGAGGCCCCTCCCTGGACACCCGGTCGCGCCGACGGCTACATCGGCGTGCTGATCGACGACCTGGTGACCCGCGGCACCAACGAGCCCTACCGGATGTTCACCTCGCGCGCCGAGTATCGCCTGCTGCTGCGCGAGGACAATGCCGACCTGCGCCTGACCCCGCGCGGGCGCGAACTGGGCCTGGTCGACGACCGCCGCTGGCAGACCTTCAGCGAACGGGCGCGGGCGATCGAGGCGGAACAGGAGCGCCTTTCGTCGCTGCGCGTCGACCGCGCGCGGCGCGACGATGCGGAACTGACCGAATATCTCGGCGGACGCCCCGAAGACGCAACGCTGATGGACCTGCTGCGCCGACCCCAGGTGGATTTCGAAGGCCTGATGACCCGACTTCCGGAACTTGCAGTGGACATCCCCGACTCGGTGGCCGAACAGGTCGAGATCCAGGCGAAGTACGCGGGCTACATCGAGCGGCAAATGGAAGAGATTCGGCGCCAGGACCGCTTCGAGACCACCGCGCTGCCGGCGGACATCGACTACGAGCGTGTGCACGGCCTGTCCACCGAGATCCGACAGAAGCTGACGAGCTTCCGGCCGCACACGCTTGGACAGGCGCAGCGCATCCCCGGGGTCACACCGGCCGCGCTCTCGGCGCTCGCCGTTCACCTGAAGCAGCACGCTGCCCGTGCCTGA
- a CDS encoding Rid family detoxifying hydrolase: protein MTRTIVQTDAAPAAIGTYSQAVRTDATVYVSGQIPLDPATMDLIEGSMEAQIRRVLDNLAAIATAAGGTLNDVAKLNVFLTDLSHFPLVNQVMSEYFSEPYPARAAIGVAALPKGAEVEMDAILYLPQG, encoded by the coding sequence ATGACCCGAACGATCGTCCAGACCGATGCCGCGCCCGCTGCGATCGGCACCTACTCCCAGGCCGTGCGCACCGATGCCACGGTCTACGTTTCGGGCCAGATCCCGCTGGATCCGGCGACGATGGATTTGATCGAGGGCAGCATGGAAGCACAGATACGGCGTGTGCTCGACAACCTGGCCGCGATCGCCACGGCGGCCGGCGGAACGCTGAACGATGTGGCCAAGCTGAACGTCTTCCTGACCGACCTCAGCCATTTCCCGCTGGTGAATCAGGTGATGAGCGAGTATTTCAGCGAGCCCTACCCCGCCCGAGCCGCGATCGGCGTCGCGGCACTGCCCAAGGGAGCCGAGGTCGAGATGGACGCGATCCTGTACCTGCCCCAAGGCTGA
- a CDS encoding F0F1 ATP synthase subunit B produces MNINLTIIGQLLAFSVFVWFTMRYVWPPLSGALETRRKKIADGLAAAERGQNEQRLAEERAKEVIKQAKQQANEILAAAQKRANEVVEESKTTAREEGERIKEAAQADIEQEMNRAREELRKQLSRLVVQGAEQILSKEIDAKAHGNLLKDLASRL; encoded by the coding sequence ATGAACATCAATCTGACCATCATCGGCCAGTTGCTGGCATTCAGCGTATTCGTGTGGTTCACCATGCGCTACGTCTGGCCGCCGCTGTCCGGTGCGCTGGAGACGCGGCGCAAGAAGATCGCCGACGGTCTGGCGGCCGCCGAGCGGGGCCAGAACGAGCAACGTCTCGCCGAGGAGCGGGCGAAGGAAGTCATCAAGCAGGCCAAGCAGCAGGCGAACGAGATCCTCGCCGCCGCGCAGAAGCGTGCCAACGAGGTGGTCGAGGAGAGCAAGACCACGGCCCGCGAGGAAGGCGAGCGCATCAAGGAAGCCGCCCAGGCCGACATCGAGCAGGAAATGAACCGGGCGCGCGAGGAACTCCGCAAGCAACTGTCCAGGCTCGTGGTGCAAGGCGCCGAGCAGATCCTGTCCAAGGAGATCGACGCGAAGGCGCACGGCAACCTGCTGAAAGATCTGGCTTCACGGCTGTAA
- the recG gene encoding ATP-dependent DNA helicase RecG: protein MDLDAPLTALRGVGPKQAERLGRLGLARTHDLLLHLPLRFEDRTRLTPIRALRPGSPALFEGRVEGTEVVNGRRRMLLVHLGDAGARILLRFFHFGERQQRAFGNGVRLRAYGEIRGMPGLPECVHPEYRILRGQPPPLEPCLTPVYPATEGVSQRLLRELVGAALPEAGRLPDLLPELRERDLPDLAEALEALHRPPPNRSLPAHAPRRSPALTRLVLEELCAHQLALMLHAGSRPRGRAPALRPAGQLWRQVVAELPFTLTGAQQRTIAEIQTDLGRQRPMNRLLQGDVGSGKTLVAVAAALTAIETGHQVAFMAPTELLARQHLRNLAAWLEPLGIAIAWLGGRQRKSERETLLSGLASGERALAVGTHALFQEQVAFARLGLTIIDEQHRFGVHQRMALRNKGAKLLPHQLIMTATPIPRTLAMSLYADLDQSVLDERPPGRTPVKTALISSERRDEVIARIRVACGDGVQAYWVCPLIEDSETLEAEAAETTAERLRAALPELRVERVHGRMKPAERDAVMDRFRSGAIDLLVATTVIEVGVDVPNANLMIIENAERMGLSQLHQLRGRVGRGRRASACVLLYRPPLGEVATERLEAMRRTDDGFEIAEVDLTIRGPGEMLGTRQTGERGYRVADWGRDQDLMEAATRLARQVFPDRQRTQALIRRWLGSAAHYGGVG from the coding sequence ATGGATCTCGACGCACCGCTGACCGCGCTCCGTGGCGTGGGCCCGAAACAGGCAGAGCGACTGGGTCGGCTGGGGCTGGCTCGGACCCATGACCTGTTGCTGCACCTGCCGCTGCGCTTTGAGGACCGCACCCGCCTGACCCCGATCCGCGCGCTGCGTCCCGGGTCCCCGGCGCTGTTCGAGGGCCGGGTAGAAGGAACCGAGGTGGTCAACGGCCGCCGGCGCATGCTGCTCGTACACCTGGGGGACGCAGGCGCGCGCATTTTGCTGCGGTTTTTCCATTTCGGAGAGAGGCAGCAGCGGGCCTTCGGCAACGGGGTGCGTCTGCGCGCCTACGGCGAGATCCGCGGCATGCCGGGACTGCCGGAGTGCGTGCACCCAGAGTACCGCATACTGCGCGGGCAGCCTCCGCCACTGGAGCCCTGCCTGACCCCGGTCTATCCCGCCACCGAAGGCGTATCGCAGCGGCTGCTGCGCGAACTGGTCGGCGCCGCACTGCCCGAAGCGGGCCGTCTGCCCGACCTGCTCCCCGAACTGCGCGAGCGGGACTTGCCCGATCTCGCCGAAGCACTCGAGGCACTGCACCGGCCGCCCCCGAACCGGTCGTTGCCAGCCCATGCGCCGCGCCGCAGCCCGGCGCTGACCCGCCTGGTGCTCGAGGAACTGTGCGCGCACCAGCTGGCGCTGATGCTGCACGCGGGCTCGCGACCGCGCGGGCGCGCGCCGGCACTGCGCCCCGCGGGACAGCTCTGGCGGCAGGTCGTCGCCGAGCTTCCCTTCACGCTGACCGGTGCCCAGCAGCGCACGATCGCCGAGATCCAGACGGATCTGGGTCGGCAGCGGCCGATGAACCGGCTGCTCCAGGGCGACGTCGGATCGGGCAAGACCCTGGTCGCGGTCGCTGCCGCTCTCACCGCGATCGAGACCGGCCACCAGGTCGCGTTCATGGCGCCGACGGAACTGCTCGCGCGCCAGCACCTGCGCAACCTCGCGGCCTGGCTGGAACCGCTGGGCATCGCCATCGCCTGGCTCGGAGGCCGGCAGCGCAAGTCCGAGCGCGAGACACTCTTGTCGGGACTCGCCTCGGGCGAGCGGGCGCTCGCGGTCGGCACCCATGCGCTGTTCCAGGAACAGGTCGCGTTCGCTCGCCTCGGGCTCACGATCATCGACGAGCAGCACCGCTTCGGCGTGCATCAGCGCATGGCGCTGCGCAACAAGGGTGCGAAGCTGCTGCCGCACCAGCTGATCATGACCGCGACGCCGATCCCGCGGACCCTGGCGATGTCGCTGTACGCGGATCTGGACCAGTCGGTGCTCGACGAGCGCCCGCCGGGGCGAACGCCGGTGAAGACCGCACTGATCAGCAGCGAGCGCCGCGACGAGGTCATCGCCCGGATCCGCGTCGCCTGCGGCGACGGCGTGCAGGCCTACTGGGTCTGCCCGCTGATCGAGGACTCCGAAACCCTGGAGGCGGAGGCCGCGGAAACCACCGCCGAACGCCTGCGTGCGGCGCTGCCGGAGCTGCGCGTCGAACGGGTGCACGGCCGGATGAAACCAGCCGAACGCGACGCGGTCATGGACCGTTTCCGCTCTGGCGCGATCGACCTGCTGGTCGCGACCACGGTGATCGAGGTCGGGGTCGACGTTCCCAACGCCAACCTAATGATCATCGAGAACGCCGAACGCATGGGGCTCTCCCAGCTGCACCAGCTGCGCGGACGCGTCGGTCGCGGGCGCCGGGCCAGCGCCTGTGTGCTGCTATACCGGCCGCCGCTCGGCGAAGTCGCAACGGAACGGCTCGAGGCGATGCGCCGGACCGACGATGGCTTCGAGATCGCCGAGGTCGACCTGACGATCCGCGGCCCCGGCGAAATGCTCGGAACGCGCCAGACCGGCGAACGCGGCTATCGAGTGGCGGACTGGGGCCGCGACCAGGATCTGATGGAAGCAGCGACCCGGCTGGCCCGACAGGTGTTCCCCGACCGCCAGCGCACCCAGGCCCTGATCCGCCGCTGGCTCGGATCCGCAGCGCACTACGGCGGCGTCGGCTGA
- a CDS encoding ParB/RepB/Spo0J family partition protein: protein MVKRRSGLGRGLEALLSGNESPEPDQDRLEHLPIEQVRRGRYQPRVHMATEALEELATSIRSQGIVQPIVVRRIGDGYELIAGERRWRAAQMAGLETIPAVVRDLPDQAAAAMALIENIQRENLNPLEEAEAIRRLIGEFEMTHQTAADAVGRSRTAVTNLLRLLELHDTVKDRVNRRELEMGHARCLLALPPERQPHAAELIVKRQLSVRDAERLVRRLLAEPATPAPAPRTLPEVRQLETRLSDTLGAAVQVRYNRAGKGRLVIEYNSLDELDGILAHIH, encoded by the coding sequence ATGGTCAAACGCAGAAGTGGTCTCGGACGCGGACTCGAAGCCCTGCTCAGCGGCAACGAAAGCCCGGAACCGGATCAGGACAGGCTGGAACATCTGCCGATCGAGCAGGTGCGCAGAGGCCGTTACCAGCCCCGGGTACACATGGCCACCGAGGCGCTGGAGGAGCTCGCGACATCCATCCGCTCCCAGGGAATCGTGCAGCCGATCGTGGTCCGCCGCATCGGCGACGGCTACGAGCTGATCGCCGGCGAACGCCGCTGGCGCGCAGCGCAGATGGCCGGGCTCGAGACCATCCCGGCGGTGGTCCGCGACCTCCCGGACCAGGCTGCCGCGGCGATGGCACTGATCGAGAACATCCAGCGCGAGAACTTGAACCCGCTGGAAGAGGCCGAGGCGATCCGCCGGCTGATCGGCGAGTTCGAGATGACACACCAGACCGCGGCGGACGCGGTGGGCCGCTCCCGCACCGCGGTGACGAATCTGCTGCGGCTGCTCGAACTGCACGACACCGTAAAGGACCGGGTGAACCGGCGCGAACTCGAGATGGGCCACGCCCGCTGCCTGCTCGCGCTGCCACCGGAGCGCCAGCCCCACGCGGCAGAACTGATCGTGAAGCGGCAGCTCTCGGTACGCGACGCCGAGCGGCTCGTGCGTCGCCTGCTGGCCGAACCCGCCACACCGGCTCCCGCACCGCGCACGCTGCCGGAGGTGCGACAACTCGAGACCCGGCTGTCGGACACCCTCGGAGCGGCGGTGCAGGTACGCTACAACCGGGCAGGCAAGGGACGCCTGGTCATCGAGTACAACAGCCTGGACGAACTCGATGGCATCCTCGCCCACATTCATTGA
- a CDS encoding ParA family protein, with protein MTQTLAITNQKGGVGKTTTCVNLAASLVRLGRRVLVIDLDPQGNATTGSGHDKHGQGPTSCELLLGEETLATCVHRVDSGFDLVPANGDLTLAEVRLMTMERREFRLREMLEASSSDYQHVLIDCPPSLNLLTVNALVAADGVLIPMQCEYYALEGLTALMGTIESIQRGPNPRLRIAGLLRTMFDPRNRLSGEVSDQLLGHFGERVFRTIVPRNVRLAEAPSFGQPALLYDASSRGAVAYLALAGEMLRRPGSGSSSPAGI; from the coding sequence GTGACTCAGACCTTGGCCATCACGAATCAGAAGGGCGGGGTCGGCAAGACCACCACCTGCGTGAATCTGGCCGCCTCGCTGGTGCGGCTCGGACGGCGGGTGCTGGTGATCGACCTGGATCCTCAAGGCAACGCAACCACGGGTAGCGGGCACGACAAGCACGGTCAGGGCCCGACGAGCTGCGAGCTGCTGCTGGGCGAAGAAACGCTCGCTACCTGTGTCCACCGGGTGGATTCGGGGTTCGATCTGGTGCCGGCCAACGGCGACCTGACCCTGGCCGAGGTACGGCTGATGACGATGGAGCGCCGCGAGTTCCGGCTGCGCGAAATGCTCGAGGCCTCGAGTTCCGACTACCAGCACGTACTCATCGACTGCCCGCCGTCCCTGAACCTGCTGACCGTGAACGCGCTGGTCGCGGCCGACGGCGTACTGATCCCGATGCAGTGCGAGTATTACGCGCTGGAAGGGCTGACCGCACTGATGGGAACGATCGAGAGCATCCAGCGCGGCCCGAACCCCCGGCTGCGCATTGCCGGGCTGCTGCGCACGATGTTCGATCCGCGCAACCGGCTGTCCGGCGAGGTCTCCGATCAACTGCTCGGGCACTTCGGCGAGCGCGTGTTCCGGACCATCGTGCCACGCAACGTCCGCCTTGCCGAGGCGCCGAGCTTCGGTCAGCCGGCCTTGCTGTATGATGCCAGCTCGCGCGGGGCGGTGGCCTATCTGGCACTTGCCGGGGAGATGCTGCGCCGCCCCGGAAGCGGAAGTTCCTCGCCCGCCGGAATCTGA
- a CDS encoding tRNA 2-thiocytidine biosynthesis TtcA family protein, whose amino-acid sequence MSIPTVPASLRRLAGRAIADFAMIRSGDRILVGLSGGKDSLTLLWLLHDLARRAPVRFEVGAVTIDPEIPGFEPGRLRDYLGAFSIPYFFVSEPIADLAGRHMGKDSFCAFCARMKRGLMYRTARQRGYNVVALGQHLDDLAESFLMSAFHGGQLRTMKAHYRIDAGDLRVIRPLVYVRERQTRDFARTAGLPVIADNCPACFAMPTQREHMKALLAREEAQHPRLFRNLRTALDPLMREGLPDAWEATQHAGSRSAPAGGAGPEGVA is encoded by the coding sequence ATGAGCATACCCACCGTACCCGCGTCGCTCCGCCGCCTGGCCGGCAGGGCGATCGCGGATTTCGCAATGATTCGTTCGGGCGACCGGATCCTGGTCGGCCTGTCCGGCGGCAAGGATTCCCTCACGCTGTTGTGGCTGCTGCACGACCTGGCCCGTCGCGCGCCGGTGCGTTTCGAGGTCGGTGCGGTGACCATCGATCCCGAGATCCCGGGGTTCGAGCCCGGGCGGCTGCGCGACTACCTCGGGGCTTTCAGTATCCCGTATTTCTTCGTGTCCGAACCGATCGCGGACCTGGCCGGCAGGCACATGGGCAAGGATTCGTTCTGCGCGTTCTGTGCGCGCATGAAACGCGGCCTGATGTACCGCACCGCGCGCCAGCGTGGCTACAATGTGGTCGCGCTCGGCCAGCACCTGGACGACCTTGCCGAGAGTTTCCTGATGAGCGCGTTTCACGGTGGGCAGTTGCGCACGATGAAGGCGCATTACCGAATCGACGCGGGTGACCTGCGGGTGATCCGGCCTTTGGTCTACGTGCGTGAGCGCCAGACGCGCGACTTCGCCCGGACCGCGGGGTTGCCTGTGATCGCCGACAACTGTCCCGCCTGCTTCGCGATGCCGACCCAGCGCGAGCACATGAAGGCGCTGCTGGCGCGCGAGGAGGCGCAGCACCCGCGCCTGTTCCGCAACCTGCGCACGGCGCTCGATCCGCTGATGCGCGAGGGGCTGCCGGACGCATGGGAGGCAACGCAGCACGCGGGGTCACGGTCCGCGCCGGCAGGCGGCGCGGGTCCGGAGGGCGTGGCATGA
- the rsmG gene encoding 16S rRNA (guanine(527)-N(7))-methyltransferase RsmG — MPEPTAAALTAACAARGVDPAWIPGVVRYLELLERWNRVHNLTAVKGAQAMLDRHVVDSLTLLPWLHGDRVLDVGSGAGLPGLVLALADRKREYLLVDAAAKRVRFLRAAIAALALPHVTAVHARIEDLRPERGFATVVSRAFAAPPEFVRRAGHRVEPGGRMLAMLGQPGAAHTALPEGWSYRDIVPVSIPGSAASRHIAIIEREIA, encoded by the coding sequence GTGCCTGAACCAACTGCCGCGGCACTGACCGCGGCCTGTGCGGCGCGGGGCGTCGACCCGGCGTGGATTCCGGGCGTCGTACGCTATCTCGAACTGCTCGAGCGCTGGAACCGGGTGCACAACCTCACCGCCGTAAAGGGTGCGCAGGCAATGCTCGACCGCCACGTCGTCGACAGCCTGACGCTGCTGCCCTGGCTGCACGGCGACCGGGTGCTGGACGTCGGCAGTGGCGCCGGGCTTCCGGGCCTCGTGCTGGCGCTGGCCGACCGGAAACGGGAATACCTGCTGGTGGACGCCGCTGCGAAGCGCGTGCGCTTCCTGAGGGCGGCGATTGCGGCACTCGCGCTGCCGCACGTCACCGCGGTTCACGCACGCATCGAGGACCTGCGGCCGGAGCGCGGTTTTGCTACCGTGGTGTCGCGGGCTTTCGCGGCGCCCCCGGAGTTCGTGCGCCGGGCGGGTCACCGCGTGGAACCCGGCGGGAGGATGCTGGCGATGCTCGGCCAGCCCGGGGCCGCACATACCGCCCTGCCCGAAGGGTGGTCGTATCGCGACATCGTACCGGTTAGCATTCCCGGATCAGCGGCCAGCCGGCACATTGCCATCATCGAGAGAGAAATCGCGTGA
- the atpB gene encoding F0F1 ATP synthase subunit A: protein MEEHIAHHLTNLTFGYHPETGLGFAMSSAEANAMGFWAIHVDSMLWSIGLGLLFILAFRAAAKRVTAGVPGGWQNFVEWIVEFVDENVRGSFRHKNDMVAPLALTIFIWVFLLNLMDLVPVDLVPHLAYLAGVPYMKIVPTTDVNVTVGLALGVFILILYYSLKIKGPVGFIKELTGIPFQTSITVIKPVFWVINFVLETINLIAKPVSLALRLFGNLYAAEMIFILIGVMYSAGLVLGLVGGVLHVGWAIFHILVVPLQAFIFMVLTVVYIDMAYSEDH, encoded by the coding sequence ATGGAAGAGCACATTGCTCACCATCTGACCAATCTCACCTTCGGCTACCATCCCGAAACGGGACTGGGCTTCGCGATGAGCAGCGCCGAGGCCAACGCGATGGGCTTCTGGGCCATCCACGTCGACTCGATGCTCTGGTCGATCGGTCTGGGCCTCCTGTTCATCCTGGCGTTCCGCGCCGCCGCCAAGCGGGTCACCGCCGGCGTACCCGGCGGCTGGCAGAATTTCGTCGAGTGGATCGTCGAGTTCGTCGACGAAAACGTCCGCGGTTCGTTCCGGCACAAGAACGACATGGTCGCGCCGCTGGCGCTGACGATCTTCATCTGGGTGTTCCTGCTCAACCTGATGGACCTGGTGCCAGTCGACCTGGTCCCGCACCTGGCCTACCTGGCCGGCGTGCCCTACATGAAGATCGTGCCGACCACCGATGTGAACGTGACCGTCGGCCTCGCGCTCGGCGTGTTCATCCTGATCCTGTATTACAGCCTGAAGATCAAGGGCCCGGTCGGCTTCATCAAGGAACTGACCGGGATTCCGTTCCAGACCAGCATCACCGTGATCAAGCCGGTGTTCTGGGTGATCAACTTCGTGCTCGAAACGATCAACCTGATCGCGAAACCCGTCTCGCTCGCCCTGCGACTCTTCGGAAACCTGTATGCCGCGGAAATGATCTTCATTCTGATCGGCGTGATGTACTCGGCCGGCCTGGTGCTGGGACTGGTTGGCGGTGTGCTGCACGTGGGCTGGGCAATCTTCCATATTCTTGTCGTACCGTTGCAGGCCTTCATCTTCATGGTCCTGACGGTCGTCTACATCGACATGGCATACAGCGAAGACCACTAG
- a CDS encoding ATP synthase subunit I: MTPQTATPAVQSLGLQLALTLIVSAALLPFGSGPALAALLGGTIASAGNLLAIALVFRRYQAAEPGSLATRMMGAELARLALVAAGFGLVFATVKDPAVFVLFGTFLAVHLVPVWWMHRVSAQAMKR, translated from the coding sequence ATGACGCCACAGACCGCCACGCCCGCAGTGCAGTCGCTTGGATTGCAGCTCGCGTTGACGCTGATCGTCTCGGCAGCCCTCCTGCCGTTCGGCTCGGGGCCCGCCCTCGCGGCCCTGCTCGGCGGCACCATTGCCAGTGCCGGCAACCTGCTTGCGATTGCGCTGGTATTCCGGCGCTACCAGGCAGCAGAGCCCGGAAGCCTGGCCACGCGTATGATGGGTGCCGAACTGGCGCGCCTCGCCCTGGTCGCGGCGGGATTCGGCCTCGTGTTCGCCACCGTGAAGGATCCGGCGGTCTTCGTGCTGTTCGGCACCTTCCTGGCAGTGCACCTTGTGCCGGTGTGGTGGATGCACCGGGTTTCTGCTCAAGCAATGAAGAGATAA